The Lagenorhynchus albirostris chromosome 17, mLagAlb1.1, whole genome shotgun sequence nucleotide sequence GAAGCCGGCGACAGGGGGCCCTAAGGGTGTCTCTCCAGGATTCCCAGGTTCCAGAACCCCATTTCTAAATATTGTTATGGGCTCATCCGAAACTCACAGGAGCCCTGAGGCCACTGGACACAACCTTTGGGGAAGAAGAACCTGAATCCGCCGGGAAAAGACGGTGCGGGGCCTGGACTGGGTGGGCGTTAGCTCTGGCGTCCTGGAACCCAAGTCGGCgcagggcctgggggagaggggcGCAGGGCCCCACGCTCGGGGATCCGCCGTCCTCGGAACCCGGCCCGGAAAGAGCGACGGCGCAGGCACTCAGAGACCGCTGAGCTGCGCGACGCCGGCGCAGCGGCGAGCGGAGGCCCAAATCAGCCCACGGCGTCGCCCTCTGGCTGCCGCTCCGCCTCCCGCGCCGGGTGTGCGACGGCCCCGCGCCAACCAACGAGAGGAGCGGAGGCTAGAGCGGCCGGAGGGGGGACGGGGCCGGGGCGTCGCGGGCGTGGAGGAGAGCTAGACTGGGTTGTAAGAGTGGGCGGGGCTAGGAGAAGGGGTCTCTGCTTGGTACTGGACGCACACGCCCGCTggtttggggggagggaaggggctcgAGGAAGGAGCCGTGAGGGGAGGGGCAGTGAGAGGTGGGGTTGGAGGAAGGGGCGGGTCGGAGTTGGAGGAAGGGGCGATGAGGGGAAGGGCCGAGGAAAGGGTGGCGAGAGGAGGGGTTTCTaggggaggggctgaggaagGAGTGGTGAGGGAGGGgtcggggagggggagagggattgGAGGAAGCTGCGGTGAGGAGCGGGGCATTGAGGGGAGGGGTTGGAAGAAGGGGCCGAGGAGGACGTAGGGCGGAGTTGGAGGAAGGGGCGGTAAGGAgaggggctgaggagggggcggggccgaggAAGGGTATTGAGGGGGGGGAGGGCGGCGCGGGGAGGGGTTGGAGGAAGGGGCCGagaaggaggtggaggggaggggtcgGAGGaaggggcgggaggggagggtCGCAGAGGGGAGCGCTTAGTGGAAGCGGCGGTGAGGGGAGGGGCCGAGAAAGGggcttgaggggaaaaaaggtcGGACACCTGCGGGCGGAAGGCTCTGAGTGGGTACAGCCGCGCGGGGGTCCTTCGCAGAGGACCGGTAGGGATTCTGGAAGAGGAGGTGCGGGGCCGTACCGAGGGGGCGGCCGCCAGAGCATGCGCACGGGCTCTGCAGCGGTCGGGCGCGGAGTTGGGGCGCGGGGACGCGGGGCGGCGCGAAGCGGGGCCCTCTGCCGCCCCGCGCTCTCATGTACGCCTTCTACTCGCTGCTCATCTATATCTTCTACAGCCTCTTTCGCAGGGATGGCGGGGCCGCGGCGGCCGCCGACCCTGGGAACCCCGCCCAGGTGAGCGGGGGCGGGCGCAGCTCGGCCGGCGACCCCCTTCCGGAGAACGGTTTTGCAGGCCGGCGCTGCGTAGGTCCCGGGGCGCTGACGCGGGGGAGGGGCCGTGCCGAGGACCCCGTCTCTGGTGTTGGAAGCTGAGAGCCCGGCTCCAGCCCCTCGGGCTCAGTTCTCGGAGGCAGGGAGCCCCACGGGCTGCCTGGCCTCGCCTCAGGGACTCCCCCCCGCTCCCTCCCTAGAGTGCCCGCGGCAAGCCCGGGGGTCGCCGCCGCCCCGACCAGCCCACCGCAGAGCTGTGGACCGAGCTGACCGGCCTGGTCGGTAGGTACTGTTGGTGCATCGGGAGTGCTGCGTCTCCCGGGGCAACGAGGGAGCGCCGCCGTCCGAGAGATGCAGGGGTGCCCGTGCCCtcattgggagggagggagctggcagGTGCCGGCTAGTGGCCTAGCATCCGACACGTGACCCAGCACGCCTACCCATCCCACTGCCTCGCAGGCTGCTCGGAGTCCGAGGATGGGCCGGGAGGGGCAGCGGAGGGCCGTCCGGCCGAGGTCTCACTGGAGGAGGCTCTCGTGCGTCTTGCGGAGTTCCTCTCAGTCCAGCTGGGGGCGGAAGAGAGCTTCGGGAATTCTGCCGACCTGAGCAAGGTAAGCAGAGTTGAGATTTCTACGACAACCTGTTCTGTGTTCTCAGGCCTACTGATTTCCATCCATACGCCTGTATCCTCTCCACCCGGCCCCCATCCTTTTCCACTtggatttctatttctttcccagCCTGGTGATGTTCCCCCACTGTTGACGGTGACCGGTCAGCTCTTGGCCCTCCTGGCATGGATTCGGAGCCCCAGGGGGAGGCAGGTCCTGCCCCAGGCAACGCAGCCAGCCTCAGGGGTGCAGCCCCCCACTCCTGCTGGTGCGTAAGGAGTAGTGAGTTGAAGAGGGAGTTTGTCCAGGGAGTGACGCCCACCAGAACCCTAGCAGCCAGATGTGAGGTGTCCCTTCCTTCAGGCCAGAGAGCTCTTCTGTCCTGACTGGGTCCACCCCACCCCAGGATCCCCATCCCAAGAAGAAAGCCCTCCTGTTTCACCAAGGGGTGAGGCCCAGGGGCAGCAGCCTCCTCAGTTAGAGGAGGACCAGAGAGCTTGGCAGCGGCTGGGACAGCTTATCCTTGGACAGGTGAGGGGCCCAGGAGgcagtggggggttgggggggggtctGGAAGGGGACTGGAAGGAGGGGTTCCACCCGgtgctctttcctcctttccagcTGGAAGAGCTGAAGCAGCAGCTGGAACTGCAGGAGAAGGAGCTGGGCCAGCTGCGTGTGGGAGTGGTGAGGctgctggggtgggggctggaCAAGGGGGACATGAGAGGGTCTCAGCCTCCAGGTGAGTTTTGAGGGCTTCCTTCTCTCCCAGGGGGCGACAGACTCGGAGAAAAGGGTTCAGCATCTGACTCTGGAAAACAAGGCCCTGAAACAGAGCCTGAGCCTTACTCGGGACCTCCTGCTGCACTGgggccccgccccccccaacaGGGCCCCGCAGGTATCCTGCTCCTTAGCTGCCACTGTCCCTGCAGCCCGGGGCTCCTGCACCCTGGTCTCTAGCAACACCGCCTGGGCTTTCTCAGGACTTTGCGCTCACTGGAGCAGAGGCAGGGAGCCCCCTCTGACCCTTCAGACCTGAGGCCCGGACTGTGGGTGGCAAATGCATGGTAGCCCCTTCAAGGAGGCTGATGCCCATGGGAGAATCCCCTCCTTTCAGTCCATGGTTTCTCCCAGTGACTGACTCCAGGAGAGCAGAGAGACGTGGGGAAAGGAGCCCTGCATGGATTGGGAGGTGGGTGTGTGACCAGCTTTGTGAGCCCCTGTCGACTtgactttctcatctgtaaaatggcgcAGCTGGAGTGCCCCTCCCTGAGTTTCCTCCTGGCTCCACACTTCAGCTGCCCCACTCCCCTTGCAGGAACAGGAGGAGGCAGAGGCACTGCTGGAGCTCCGGGGCCGGCTTCAAGAGGCCCAGGACACCACAGAAGCTCTCCGAGTCCAGGTGGGCTCTgggcccaggggctgggaagTCTGGGGCTCTGGGGAGGGGGTGTCTGAGGCAGAGCCTGGTAAGTGCCTGTTTCCTCAGTGACAGGGCTGGGGTTGGGTGGGGCAGCTAGGGGTGCAGGAGGTGCAGCTTCAGGGCCTTCGGGGGGCCCTCCGGCAGCTCCAGCAGGAGGCTGAGCAGAAGTGCAGGAGGGAGCTGCAGCAGATGCGCGGGCAGCTGGCAGGTAAGGGCTGGGCTCCGGAGCTCACGGGAAGGCTGTGGGGTCTGGGCTTTCCCTCACAACAGCCTTCCTGCCCCCAGGACTTCGTGCTCGCATGGCCAGCTTGCGTCAGGGCTGTGGGGATCTCCGAGGACTGGTCAGCACCTTTACCCAGAGCTGCCAGGGTTCGCTGAGCGAAGCCCGGGGCCAGGTCAGGACCACTCGCTCCCCTCCCTTGCACTTGTTCTCTGTGCAGCCTCGTCACTGGCCTTCCCTTGGGGAACCCctgctctcccttcctttccagcCCCAGGGTCTTGTCTCGTCTACTGCAAATCTTAGGTTCTGGAACCAGAACAACTGTGTTCTGTGCAAACTGGGGTGACGGTGAATCCCTCACAGGATTGCCAGGAAGCCCACGGTCCTCCTCGGGTCCCTGAGCTCCATCCCAGGCCCACTGAATGACGCCCCAAGGGTCTGAAGCCACTGAAAGTTGTGGATCCCCACAGCTGGGGGCCATGTGGTGGATATTGCCCTCAGCACCCCATCCCTCGCTCTCTTCCCACTGCCTTCCCCTTCCTCACCTTTCTGTGCCCCCAGGTATCGTGGGCCCTGGGGGCACTGTcagcgggcggggctgggactCAGCTCCTTGAGGCACAGCAGGGGCCCCCAACTGGATGCCCAGGGCGGCTGCTGGAGCTCAAGGGTATGGCAGGCTTGGGGAGAAAAGGGCTGGGGCAGCAGAGGTGGGGGACATGGGGGCTCTCCATGCTTCAGGATCTGGGAGGCAGCCCCCTGATCTGATCTCCACCCCAGGAAACATCCGTGTGCTCTGTCGGCTGAGGCCAGGGACACCCTCCAACTTGGTGAGCTTAGAGCCCGGCCCGGGTGGCACTGTCACCACCTGCTATCGAGGGCACCAGCGTCGCTTCCGCCTGGACTGGGTCTTCCCTCCACACGCCAGCCAGGAGGAGGTGATGCTCCACCCTTTCACCTGTGTCAGCTGTCACTCAGAGTTCCCTGGAGACCAGAGAAGGCTCCTGTCTGTCTGCCCTCCCAGGAGAGAGGGCGGCTGGACTCCagcggggaaggggagggagccgGAGGGTCTGGGAGGCAGGACTGGTATGCTAGCTGGGCACCTACTTTCTTTCCAGGATTTCTGCTTTGCATCCCCCCACCAAACTCTGCAGGCTGGGGGGGACAGACTTTATGGCTTAAACAGGAAGATTAACATTTTCAAAAGTAACTTTGTGCCAGGAAACGAAGGAAAATGAACACGTTTGAGGTGATGGTTACTCAGGGGGCTGTGGAGCATGGCTGGGGTGCTGTTGTTGTTGTGAGGTCAGTACTGTGACCTCCTTCCCGCAGGCTTCACTCACTGCCCACTCCCCTGGCCCAGGGTCCAGAGATGGTCAGCTCTGAGGGTGGGTAGCTCTCCTTGTTTTGTTGGCAAGGGGAGTGGGGGGGCACAGGTGAGCTTCCAACCCCAGCCCCCCGCTGCCTCGTTTCCTGCACACTATTTTCACTGCACACCAACTTGCAACTAGAGCTCAGGAAACAAGGCTGAGAGCTGGGAGGGGGTGAGGCGAGGGGCAGAGCTATCAGAGACCCAGACCTGTGCTGGCCTCACGGGGACAGACTGTGATGAGAGTGCCTGGCAGGTACTCCCTTCCTCACTTTTTGGGGCACCGCAGCCGTTTTCCACCTACCTCTATTTACCCCCCATACCACCCCCACCCTGTCTTCAGCCTCCATCCCAACTGCAGCCCTGAACAGGGGCCCCTCGTCTACTGTCCTCTGGGTAGCCTTCCTAGACAGGGTCCTCCACTTCTGGCTGAAAGAGCCGAAGGGCTGTTACTGGGCTCCCTCACCTGTATTCCCCATCTCTGTCTGCAGTAGCGCCCCCGACGCTCCTTTCTAGTCATGGAATCCTAGCAACCTCACTGGCAATTCTGGATTCTGCCCTTGTAGCTGGCAACCAAAATTTCAAAGAGATCTGACAGCCCAGTGGTTACCCGCCACCTGGGCACAAAAGCTGGCCGACTGTGTCATTGCTCAAGAGGCTGCTGCTGGTGTCCAGTTGCCAAAGGACGCAAGTCCCAGCTCCAT carries:
- the KIFC2 gene encoding kinesin-like protein KIFC2 isoform X3, with amino-acid sequence MYAFYSLLIYIFYSLFRRDGGAAAAADPGNPAQSARGKPGGRRRPDQPTAELWTELTGLVGCSESEDGPGGAAEGRPAEVSLEEALVRLAEFLSVQLGAEESFGNSADLSKPGDVPPLLTVTGQLLALLAWIRSPRGRQVLPQATQPASGVQPPTPAGSPSQEESPPVSPRGEAQGQQPPQLEEDQRAWQRLGQLILGQLEELKQQLELQEKELGQLRVGVGATDSEKRVQHLTLENKALKQSLSLTRDLLLHWGPAPPNRAPQEQEEAEALLELRGRLQEAQDTTEALRVQLGVQEVQLQGLRGALRQLQQEAEQKCRRELQQMRGQLAGLRARMASLRQGCGDLRGLVSTFTQSCQGSLSEARGQVSWALGALSAGGAGTQLLEAQQGPPTGCPGRLLELKGNIRVLCRLRPGTPSNLVSLEPGPGGTVTTCYRGHQRRFRLDWVFPPHASQEEVFRELESAVLSCLGGYSVCIFTYGQTGTGKTYSMEGPPEDPGIAPRALQSLFREMGTGGQHHVTLSMVEIYNEAVRDLLAPGPPQRLAVRQGPAGEGGIQVAGLTHWDVPNLESLHQMLNLGRSNRATAATAMNQHSSRSHALVTLTLRTASPSSGPGTAGTLHLVDLAGSERAWKAGAAGTSHEDREGAQRLREARTINRSLLALGGVMAALRARRPHVPFRDSQLTRLLQPALGPGATAVLLLQVSTRPEDLGETVCSLKFAERVGRVELGPARPRRAPRSGTPSSLSTDTPLSGTPCTATPSPGSPPSPGLDSGSSSALAPPEDLPS
- the KIFC2 gene encoding kinesin-like protein KIFC2 isoform X4 yields the protein MYAFYSLLIYIFYSLFRRDGGAAAAADPGNPAQSARGKPGGRRRPDQPTAELWTELTGLVGCSESEDGPGGAAEGRPAEVSLEEALVRLAEFLSVQLGAEESFGNSADLSKPGDVPPLLTVTGQLLALLAWIRSPRGRQVLPQATQPASGVQPPTPAGSPSQEESPPVSPRGEAQGQQPPQLEEDQRAWQRLGQLILGQLEELKQQLELQEKELGQLRVGVEQEEAEALLELRGRLQEAQDTTEALRVQLGVQEVQLQGLRGALRQLQQEAEQKCRRELQQMRGQLAGLRARMASLRQGCGDLRGLVSTFTQSCQGSLSEARGQVSWALGALSAGGAGTQLLEAQQGPPTGCPGRLLELKGNIRVLCRLRPGTPSNLVSLEPGPGGTVTTCYRGHQRRFRLDWVFPPHASQEEVFRELESAVLSCLGGYSVCIFTYGQTGTGKTYSMEGPPEDPGIAPRALQSLFREMGTGGQHHVTLSMVEIYNEAVRDLLAPGPPQRLAVRQGPAGEGGIQVAGLTHWDVPNLESLHQMLNLGRSNRATAATAMNQHSSRSHALVTLTLRTASPSSGPGTAGTLHLVDLAGSERAWKAGAAGTSHEDREGAQRLREARTINRSLLALGGVMAALRARRPHVPFRDSQLTRLLQPALGPGATAVLLLQVGPGGRGPREGRLHARRRPPGPAHQRRSPQVSTRPEDLGETVCSLKFAERVGRVELGPARPRRAPRSGTPSSLSTDTPLSGTPCTATPSPGSPPSPGLDSGSSSALAPPEDLPS
- the KIFC2 gene encoding kinesin-like protein KIFC2 isoform X1; protein product: MYAFYSLLIYIFYSLFRRDGGAAAAADPGNPAQSARGKPGGRRRPDQPTAELWTELTGLVGCSESEDGPGGAAEGRPAEVSLEEALVRLAEFLSVQLGAEESFGNSADLSKPGDVPPLLTVTGQLLALLAWIRSPRGRQVLPQATQPASGVQPPTPAGSPSQEESPPVSPRGEAQGQQPPQLEEDQRAWQRLGQLILGQLEELKQQLELQEKELGQLRVGVGATDSEKRVQHLTLENKALKQSLSLTRDLLLHWGPAPPNRAPQEQEEAEALLELRGRLQEAQDTTEALRVQLGVQEVQLQGLRGALRQLQQEAEQKCRRELQQMRGQLAGLRARMASLRQGCGDLRGLVSTFTQSCQGSLSEARGQVSWALGALSAGGAGTQLLEAQQGPPTGCPGRLLELKGNIRVLCRLRPGTPSNLVSLEPGPGGTVTTCYRGHQRRFRLDWVFPPHASQEEVFRELESAVLSCLGGYSVCIFTYGQTGTGKTYSMEGPPEDPGIAPRALQSLFREMGTGGQHHVTLSMVEIYNEAVRDLLAPGPPQRLAVRQGPAGEGGIQVAGLTHWDVPNLESLHQMLNLGRSNRATAATAMNQHSSRSHALVTLTLRTASPSSGPGTAGTLHLVDLAGSERAWKAGAAGTSHEDREGAQRLREARTINRSLLALGGVMAALRARRPHVPFRDSQLTRLLQPALGPGATAVLLLQVGPGGRGPREGRLHARRRPPGPAHQRRSPQVSTRPEDLGETVCSLKFAERVGRVELGPARPRRAPRSGTPSSLSTDTPLSGTPCTATPSPGSPPSPGLDSGSSSALAPPEDLPS
- the KIFC2 gene encoding kinesin-like protein KIFC2 isoform X5, which gives rise to MYAFYSLLIYIFYSLFRRDGGAAAAADPGNPAQSARGKPGGRRRPDQPTAELWTELTGLVGCSESEDGPGGAAEGRPAEVSLEEALVRLAEFLSVQLGAEESFGNSADLSKPGDVPPLLTVTGQLLALLAWIRSPRGRQVLPQATQPASGVQPPTPAGSPSQEESPPVSPRGEAQGQQPPQLEEDQRAWQRLGQLILGQLEELKQQLELQEKELGQLRVGVEQEEAEALLELRGRLQEAQDTTEALRVQLQQEAEQKCRRELQQMRGQLAGLRARMASLRQGCGDLRGLVSTFTQSCQGSLSEARGQVSWALGALSAGGAGTQLLEAQQGPPTGCPGRLLELKGNIRVLCRLRPGTPSNLVSLEPGPGGTVTTCYRGHQRRFRLDWVFPPHASQEEVFRELESAVLSCLGGYSVCIFTYGQTGTGKTYSMEGPPEDPGIAPRALQSLFREMGTGGQHHVTLSMVEIYNEAVRDLLAPGPPQRLAVRQGPAGEGGIQVAGLTHWDVPNLESLHQMLNLGRSNRATAATAMNQHSSRSHALVTLTLRTASPSSGPGTAGTLHLVDLAGSERAWKAGAAGTSHEDREGAQRLREARTINRSLLALGGVMAALRARRPHVPFRDSQLTRLLQPALGPGATAVLLLQVGPGGRGPREGRLHARRRPPGPAHQRRSPQVSTRPEDLGETVCSLKFAERVGRVELGPARPRRAPRSGTPSSLSTDTPLSGTPCTATPSPGSPPSPGLDSGSSSALAPPEDLPS
- the KIFC2 gene encoding kinesin-like protein KIFC2 isoform X2; this encodes MYAFYSLLIYIFYSLFRRDGGAAAAADPGNPAQSARGKPGGRRRPDQPTAELWTELTGLVGCSESEDGPGGAAEGRPAEVSLEEALVRLAEFLSVQLGAEESFGNSADLSKPGDVPPLLTVTGQLLALLAWIRSPRGRQVLPQATQPASGVQPPTPAGSPSQEESPPVSPRGEAQGQQPPQLEEDQRAWQRLGQLILGQLEELKQQLELQEKELGQLRVGVGATDSEKRVQHLTLENKALKQSLSLTRDLLLHWGPAPPNRAPQEQEEAEALLELRGRLQEAQDTTEALRVQLQQEAEQKCRRELQQMRGQLAGLRARMASLRQGCGDLRGLVSTFTQSCQGSLSEARGQVSWALGALSAGGAGTQLLEAQQGPPTGCPGRLLELKGNIRVLCRLRPGTPSNLVSLEPGPGGTVTTCYRGHQRRFRLDWVFPPHASQEEVFRELESAVLSCLGGYSVCIFTYGQTGTGKTYSMEGPPEDPGIAPRALQSLFREMGTGGQHHVTLSMVEIYNEAVRDLLAPGPPQRLAVRQGPAGEGGIQVAGLTHWDVPNLESLHQMLNLGRSNRATAATAMNQHSSRSHALVTLTLRTASPSSGPGTAGTLHLVDLAGSERAWKAGAAGTSHEDREGAQRLREARTINRSLLALGGVMAALRARRPHVPFRDSQLTRLLQPALGPGATAVLLLQVGPGGRGPREGRLHARRRPPGPAHQRRSPQVSTRPEDLGETVCSLKFAERVGRVELGPARPRRAPRSGTPSSLSTDTPLSGTPCTATPSPGSPPSPGLDSGSSSALAPPEDLPS
- the KIFC2 gene encoding kinesin-like protein KIFC2 isoform X7, whose protein sequence is MYAFYSLLIYIFYSLFRRDGGAAAAADPGNPAQSARGKPGGRRRPDQPTAELWTELTGLVGCSESEDGPGGAAEGRPAEVSLEEALVRLAEFLSVQLGAEESFGNSADLSKPGDVPPLLTVTGQLLALLAWIRSPRGRQVLPQATQPASGVQPPTPAGSPSQEESPPVSPRGEAQGQQPPQLEEDQRAWQRLGQLILGQLEELKQQLELQEKELGQLRVGVGATDSEKRVQHLTLENKALKQSLSLTRDLLLHWGPAPPNRAPQEQEEAEALLELRGRLQEAQDTTEALRVQLGVQEVQLQGLRGALRQLQQEAEQKCRRELQQMRGQLAGLRARMASLRQGCGDLRGLVSTFTQSCQGSLSEARGQVSWALGALSAGGAGTQLLEAQQGPPTGCPGRLLELKGNIRVLCRLRPGTPSNLVSLEPGPGGTVTTCYRGHQRRFRLDWVFPPHASQEEVFRELESAVLSCLGGYSVCIFTYGQTGTGKTYSMEGPPEDPGIAPRALQSLFREMGTGGQHHVTLSMVEIYNEAVRDLLAPGPPQRLAVRQGPAGEGGIQVAGLTHWDVPNLESLHQMLNLGRSNRATAATAMNQHSSRSHALVTLTLRTASPSSGPGTAGLHAARGSRRDRVLAQVRRASGASGAGAC